A stretch of DNA from Schizosaccharomyces osmophilus chromosome 2, complete sequence:
GATCATTTTCACCAAAAAGTCAATGTTCTCTGATGCCAAAGTGCGAGGGGCTGAAGACAACTGGAAAAAGTAACAGGTGCCCAATATGACACCATATAACGGCAAAGCTTTTGGAAGGACAAGAGCTGTTTTAGtttcattcaaaagaaaaggaataaagGAGGACAAGTCATTGAGCTGAGATAGGAATAAGGATCGGTAACAGCGACGTGTAGTCTGCAAAGCGCTACGAACAATCGCGGGTTTACCATTCTGAACAACagcattcaaaaattgactTTGAATAGGAAGAAACTCCAACATCCAATACTTCATCTCATTGGAAGGGAGATTTGAAAGGATACAGTTCACCCATATCAAAGCATTAAAAGACACTGAAATAGAACTGCTTGGAATGCGCTCCAAGCGGGTGGAAGTGCCTTGAAGACGATGCAAAAGTGTCGTAAGAGCAATGGAAGGAGATAACTTTGTTATGTGTACAAGTGTAGCACATAGTTCTAAGCGACATTCGCGCGAAACATTTCTAGGCAAAACTTCCATAATATTATCTATGATAGCAAcaatacttttttcatcaatgtCTATAAAAATACTATTAGCTTCAAACAACTTATAAATTCATTGTACGTACCATTGATTTGATTTACATGTCGTAGAATGTCCAGCATAACCTTTTTCGTACcaagaaaagcaacaacCGTTTCACTACTTATCAAGGTAGAATAAagcgttttcttttcattctgAAACGCTTCCATTCCTGGTCCTTCGACCGTCATGGTTAATACCGGTAATATGAGGTATGGTGGTTATGGAAAGGTGAAAGGTTCTTTTTTGCGAACGAAAATTGGGCACTTATCGAAGAGAAGCGATATGTAATTTAATGTCGTAACgcaaaattaaattttaaaaaaagtacaagCTaagtaaaagtaaattaCCAAATAAGTCGGcccttttatttttttttttttttccacgAAATGAATGTCtaacaacaaaaaatccTTAAGAACTGTAGGATGGTTTCatataatccaaaagagaaagattCTTACACTAGAATGAATAGAAATTAAAGAATAGCGACTGTTTCAGCACTAGTTGACAAAGCACCGTACGATTCACTTGTTTCTATTGATATATCAACCTTCGTTGCTTCAGCAAAGGGGATcgttaaaaaaataatttaaaaaagtttccatcaaaatctttttagTTGAAACGACTAGTGAATATTAGCTGATGCCTAAAGCAAGATTACAAtcatttttcctttttgagagactttattatttatttatttatgttCGTTCTTTAATTGcattatatttatttacacaGTCATTATAGATCAGTATAGTAAGGATATGATTGTGCACAAAACTGCCCAAAAGTGGGTTCCGATTCACTATATCAAAATTCGACCTTTCACTGTACAAGGACAGCCTTGTAAGAACCATCTCTGCTACATTATTTTTCAACAGAAAAAGTCCTATTTTTAACAAGGGAAGACTTCTTCATCATGGTAGCAACATTCAAAAACGCTGGACAGCGACAAAACCATCGCGAACGTGCTCAACCTAATGAACGCCGAAAATTGGGATTGTtggaaaaacgaaaagacTATGTGTCTCGAGCCCAGGATTACAAAGATaagcagaaaaaaatcaagcGTATGCGCGAAAAAGCTCAAGAGAGAAATCCCGATGAATTTTACTATGGAATGACTCAtaagaagacgaagaatGGTGTCCCTCGTGAAGAACGCGAGGATTCTTCTATTGATATGGATACCATCAAAATCTTAAAGACACAAGATATTGGATGGATTCGTCATCATCGAGAAATTGAAcgttcaaaaattgaagaactAGAACAGCAAATGCACATGGTAGGAGCTCAGCGCTTCAAGTCAGAGCCTCGGAAACACACGGTGTTCGTTGAtggtaaaaaagaagctgtTAACTTTGATCCTGCTGAACATTTTCAGACAAGCGCCGAATTGGTCAATCGAGCTGAAAATCGCTTACGGGTTGATCAAATAGGAGAAACTAATATGAAGGTAGAAGATTTTTCAAGCCGCCTCCatagaaaattaaaagaaaaaacggCTAGAGAATTGCTTTTGCGGAAAAAGCGGGATTCCAAGCTTGCAGCTGCTGAAGAGCGTGTTCAATTGGATCGGTTGTtacaaggaaaaggagGCCgtcagaaaaagaaaacagtaGACGGGAAACCCATTTACAAATGGAGAAATGAGCGTAAAAGGTAAGATCAATTCGCTACGCAAACATCGTTTGCCACTTAATAAATTTGAGTTGAAAGAACGGATGTGACAAATTTCGTACTTTTTAATGTTTGGgaaatatctttttcgAGTCTTTTCCTTGggtttggtttttttgcATAATGGGTATATgttaataaaatgaatatatTGTACCTAAACCATCGTATACATTTCCCATTAATTAGTATTGATTGATGTATCTAACAATGCTTGTGTTCATATtaacccaaaaaaataaaccactcttttgttttgttttgttttctcaCTGAGCTCCAAAGGCACTTTCAGGGAACTGAGACATGCTCATTTGGCCAAAatctaaaataaaatgaaactgAACTGTACCATAAGCATCTAGACGATACTAGACGCACTCCTTCACACAGTGTTTACACAACTCCTAAAAAGTCTTCCATGGAATGGATAAATTTAGAGCATGCGATACTTGCACTCAAAGGGTAATCACTGATACTAATCTTCTCGTCCACCCAACCATCGGAAAAATCATCCGGACCGTGAGCCATGGCACCAATGGCAATGCAAACTGATTGATTTGGttctaatttttccaaatagTTACGAGTGGGGACGGTGGGTGCGTCAAAAGACAAAGTAGCTTTACGGCAATTAGGGGGAAGATAATCGGTGACGGGGTTTTTTATAACCTTTAGTAACTTCTCATTGCCATTCACACTTCGAATAGAGAGCTTGTGGAGAAGTTGAACCATCAAACCAGAAAAACGCTTAAACGTACGGGGAATACGCACAGAAGGATTCACTTCAACGAGAACCTTCTTGGCTGTATGAATATAAACCTGAAGACGCCCGGCCTTGTTAAGTGGTGAATCCAATAACGTTAAAAGGCATTGGTGAGTAATATCGGGACGTGCTTGAGCAATATTTCtgttcaatttcttcaagatGCCTTGGTGGTCATCACAATTCAATAGCTGGTATTTTGCATCCTTTGCCTTTCCAACCTTGTAAATCTCCAAACACGCCTGGTCCAAAACGACAATCAATCGTTGGGTATTGGTATTATGTGAGTTGAGAGGACGAGCAGGCACTGGAGTTAAATGACTAGTAGTTCTGTGAACAGATCCAGCAGGAAGAGGATGATTTCCAGTATTACGTTGCTGTgttgcttccttttctaaattttcttccttctccttttcatcttctccATCTACCAATCCTGCTGGAGATGCTTCGTCATTTGACACTGgctctttctttgaaaactcTTCAATAACCCTTTGATTCTCGCGTAATCTTTGCAGTTCTTCATCCTCAAGCTTCTCGCCATTGTCTGGAAcaattgtttcttctaTGACTGTCTCTTGCTCGGGTGAATTATCAttaccatttttttcagtttGAACAGTCCGCTTAACAATTTTTGGCTGATTTGACTTCTCTGAAACCTCCAAGGAGGACCttgactttcttttagaaTATGCTGGCATGAATTCTAAAGACAGCAAACTTTAATGGCAGTTGGCTTTTGTTGAGTTGTACCTTCGAGAAAATCGACTCACCCTTGTTGTAGGACGCTAAAGTACATTCGGATATCTGATAGCGCACTACGGAAAGTTACACAATCTTATATCCTCTATCAAATTCCCACTCATTTTTATGCACAATTCCGTGCAATCTTCTATATTTTATGGTTGGTATACAATAGACGGGTGGATACATAAGTCACTTTTGCTCTCTACAGAATTACTTACGGCAACAATGTTGTCCTACTCATAgcacacacacacacatatataaatatacgGAAATGCTTTTATTCGCTGCTGATGTCTACTTTCTAGCAATCACTAAAAGCAGACCGACTCCTTTGAAAGGGGAAcagcaaaagaaacattaaGCTAATATTCAAAACGCCTGTATTCAATGTTCATATCATTAATGACACAACACCAGATACATACATTTAGAAAAGAGATTTTAAGCTATCCAACTGCTAATCACAATCAGAATGGCttaaaaggaaaatccAAAGCGGAGTTGGAGTGCAAGAAAATTGCATATTCGGACGttgaataataataataatatcTGCAGTAGACTTCTTTAGTGTAAAAAACATCACCACAGAAAAAAACCACTACCTTCGTTCACCTTTTGCCAactgttaaaaaaaaacattcagCAATTAATTGGGCTTCCGTCGTCGTAATATTATTTACATTACCGACCATAATCATCTTAAAAAACAGCTATCCTTCGATGCACGTTTAGTTTATCAAAAGGCCGCTGGTATTCATGGGAAAAGGAAGTAAGaaggaattaaaaaatttaataagAACTATTCTTAGACACGCATCAAACATATGCAAAAATGCCATTGAGCGTTCGATGCGCATAAAAATAGTAGAGgagaacgaaaaaaaagaacgaagaAATGAGGATACTCAATATAAAAAGTTAACCTCATTCAAAGCTCTAAGAATGAATTAATTAAAACACATAAAACCAGTCAGAATAATTAAAACAGCAAAGAATATCATAAACCAAATTCATTGGAAAATATTAAGGCAGATCCAATCAATCTAAAAAAGGCACgccaaaaataaaaccCCTCATGGATCAAAAATGACATAAGGAgacaagagaaaaaagagtcGCCCATTTGTTCAATAAGATGCTTGATAGTATATACGGCTGACCGAGTATGAACTCGAATATATGGCACAACATCAATATCGTACATGAACATAACGAAACAAGGAATAAATAATGAGTCCCGTCGTAAAGAACCAATCTATTAATTCGTAACAATCGTAAACGACTCCGCAAAAAGTTAGAAAAGACGCGACACAGATATTACGTGAAACATCGCAAACCAAAAGACTCGAAGAAAAACCACTCTTTCGTTCCAAAAATAACAGGAACATAAGTGACAAGAACAATATAGAGAGCAGAGGCCATTTCTGGagtgtttttctttggcgGAGGTTTTGCTGAAGAACACGGCAACAACTAAAACCAAAGGAAGAGATGTACAAAAAGGATGTAAAGGAAGCAAATGGTAAGTAGAATGGGAACCGTACCAGAAAAGCCGGTGTAAGCAAGAATGAAGTAAggatgaaagaaaaataactATACACGTTAAATAAACATCTTCTTATGCACTTCCATGATGGAGCATGCGGAAAAGACGCTGTTCACGATCACGATGAAATAGCAAATCTAAAGCTGAAGTGGAATGGCAATGTAAGCCATCAACTGGGGAATTAGATTGAAAACGAGAAGGTGAAATTTGTCTATAAGATGCATGATCGAACATAGGAATCCCTTCTTGCAAGGGAGGAGTAGAAGAACAATGGGTCATACTGGGTACAGCATGATTATTAATATAATTATCAGACACAGAGCGTCCACTCGCGGTAGGAGAATACCAACCCTTGTTGGCTACGGGTACATGCGTCGTGGTCGGAAGCTCCTGGGAAGGAGTGGAAGACAAAGAAGCATATACTTGTTGACTAAACAAAGGTGAAGCAGTTGTAGTCATCGACGAGGCATATTCAGGCTTCTCAGCGGCATCAGAAGCATTAAGGAACGTAGGGATAGGGAGATTAGACGCGGCAGGAGAATGGGTAAAAGTAGGACCAGCATAAAGAGAAGAATTAAGTtcggaagaagaagtgCTTAAAGAAGCAGTCGACTTTGCACTACTTGGAGGCTTTGGCAAGGAAAAATATCCGTTGGATTCTTCAGCACCATTCGCCACATTCATGTGGTTATGGTGTTCGTTCTTTCCCGgactttgatttttccCACGGCCCGAAGAACCGTTACTGTTCTTACGAGGACGGCCGGAATTGCTGCCATTTGGCTTTGGCTTTCGACCGTAACCGTTACCGGCATTGCGAATCTTTTCAAACAGCAAATTGTTTTCGGCTTCGCTCAAGCCAAATGGAACACTCTTCGGCTTCGTTGCTTTTGGGGATACTGTTCCCTTGTCAAGGCGAGACGAAGCCAATGGCGAATCCAAGCTAAATTCTACATCGTGGGAAGAAACCATTCCACCACCAGAACTAGCTTTGTTAAACTTTCTGTTACGTTGAATTCTATGTCCAATTCgtttttccatttttgttCAGTTCAAAATTTGCACAATCCCTGATACTCATGAAATTCGTGTAGAGATGATATTGGTAAAGGATAACTTCCAAAACCACTCGTTAACGCCCCACTATACGTTAGCAATGGGTGAATTTCGTAGTCGTCTGTTCTGCGCTACGTCTCCCTAATTATATCCACTTCACTACTACCAATATTTTTGCCACCTgcttatttgtttacgagGTGTTCGAAAAGGCCCTTggattatttttttctttgatcTTACATCAACTAAAGTTGATTGACTGAGACTCGCCTACATAGATTTGGTTCCCGTATGACCTCAGCTTGAGAGGCGTATTtatgaaaagtaaacaaaccaagtAAGCGAATGCGCTACCTTGAATACCTTTAGACCATCAGTTTCACCtttctgtttctgtttcttttcagagAGAGGAACGcctcttttttaatttgttttctatctttctctttttctctcgTGCTGGATCCCTGCTGTATCAAGGTGAAATACAAAagcgaaaaagaaaattccttcttttaatatAGTTCCTGCAGTTATTCGATTGACCGACACTTGTGCTCGTGGGTTATCAAAATCTTCTATTATAATGGATCAGTGGTTGGAGCCTGACTTCAACCTTAGGTCCCTTCGGGTTGCGGAtttaaaaaggattttaCAAAATGCAAGTGTTGAATATCCCGTTTATGGCAGAAAAGCAGACTACCTACAACTTGTCGACCGGCTACGTAGACGAAGGGTAAATAATGGCGACAATAAAAGTTCTACCAAAAGTATTTCAAGCAATTTTTCCGGTAGTTCTTCAGCAAGTTCCAATCTCAACTCTGATAACGAAAATGCACCACTTTATTCCCGGGCGAGTACTTCCTCCTTAAAATCCGCCCAACCTTCCAGTACGAGTCGTAGCTCCTCAACTCAAACCAATCCTCCTATTTCTCGATCCGCCTCATCTTCTCCCCCCACAGATACGGAAGAAACAGTTCGCATGTCTTCATTCCCTGCTGACTTTCCACTTCCCCAGGCCTCCAAAAATAATAGCTTTCAGTCTTCGATGCTAGAAGATAACCCAAATGTCGAAACTTCTATCACCTTGACTAGCCCTCCCCCATTGTCCTCTACCCCAAAGCTTCGTCCTCATGGCTCACCCCGCGAGAGCTTTCCTATATCGTCCATTGATAGTTCTACTTTGCAAGGTTCACCAAGGGTCACGCGAAAACTAAAGCCTCTTTCTTCAAGTAGCCCAAGAAAAACTCCACTAAAGTCGGTCGCGAGCCCTCGTCGTTCTCTTCCATCCCCATTTAATGGTTCATTATCTCATCGAAGCCAACGGCCCTCTGCTCAAGAAGCACAGTCCACTTCCCGAAAGTCTAGAAAAGATCATCCGCTCTCATATTTAGATGAAAATTCAGACACTTCTGAAGATGATACcctttttgaagattatATACGTAAGCAAAACCAGTATACCCCTACAAAGCGTTCTTTCTCGTCAAACCTCGCCCAAAAGGCTTCTCGCTTTTATTCTAAAGTGACAAgtaaaagtttctttttccagtGTCGTGTCCATCCTCCGCATGTCTTGACAATCTTACTTGGTGTTTTAGTTGCAGTTTTCTTGACTTTATGGAGAGATGAGGTCTATCGTGCCGGATATTGTGATGTACCTTCTGAGGGCTCCACACTTCTTCAGAAAGTTGGGCTTAGTGCTTCGTGTACTCCTTGTCCTCCTCACTCCACAGGTTTGCCTAACTTTCAACTTCGGTGCGATTCTGGTTACATTTTAAATGAGCCTTGGTATTCTAAAATTGGTCTATGGCCAAGGAAGAATTGTATTAGTGATACAAATAGAGAAGAAAGCGTGATAATTTTCTATGAAGAATGTTTAGACGTTTTACGAACATGGAATTCAATATTCCAATGCAGTCGATTGCCCGATgaattaattgaaaaaaataaaacgcTTTCAAAAAGGGATCCATATGTTTTTGAgggatttaaaaaatctaaGACAACACATTATCCCTTGTTTTCTATAGCGTTGTTACGACATGCACtgttagaaaaaaaatctccAAGTCTCTCTTTAGGCATGTTTAATGATTTGTTTAAAGCAGCTTTATATCAGCTTGCTAATactgaagaaattgaaataaatgaagaaaatatcGGCTCCTGCAGTTGGGCTAATGTACCATTAAGGTGTCGTCTCCGTCGACAAGTTTATCGAACAATATGGAAGTACAAATTTAtccttttactttttaccCTAGTCATCGCTTGTCTTTGGAAAGTTTGTACCTATTTTACCTTGCGCAAAAAGACTCAAAGATATTTACCTTTTGCTTCGCGTTTCTGTATCGATACGTTAAAGCGACAGAAGGCTTTGTATCAAAGTTCACGTACTTCTCAGCCTGTAGTTCCATTGATTGAAATGCACGATTTATTGCTTCATTCACATGGTGTATTGGAGCAGTCTAGTCTCACTGAGAAGGAAAGTCGATTGCTATGGGATTCAGTCGTCAAAAAAGTCGAACAAGTCGGAAGTATACGGACTCGTGAAGCTGAAGTAGATGGTGAATGGACTCGTGTTTGGGAATGGGTGGGAACGAATCCTCTTGATTCTTTACCATCGCAGTAATCTATTCACTATCCACTTTATTTCACGAAAATGTAAATTATTgattttaaatattttaataaaaagcatATATATCAGTAAATTGTCACATTCGTGTAATAACTCCAAAATTTTGTATCCTTATATTGGATACAAAAATCATTAATCACAATTATATATTCAAATGCGTAAGGAAGAATTAGAATGTTTATGATGATCGTATGCTAAACTTCTATCCCGCAAACCTGCTCAGACGTTCAATTCACCATTGGTATCCCAAATTTTATTAAGCTAATTTCGATTGACATTATTACGTTAAATAAACACTAACCATTAGATTAAAACTCCACACGACTGACCTTTTTGTGAACCATAATACCCTCGTAAAAGTCCATTTCCTGATGTTTTTATATTACAAAGACGGCACAAGAGGATAATCGCTCATTGGTTCATCTTCAGCTTCCTCAACATCATCCATTCCAGGGACCGGTCGCCATTCATTATAAAATGGTTGAACGATCGATGATGATTTCGATAAACGATAAGGATCGAATGGGAAAAACGAATCAATCGTTTCCAATCCATCCCGAATTGACCCCTTTCTGTTTTGCTCTAAGATTGAATAAACATACATAAAATTCAAGTGATGTGCGATTCTCGCAAACTGGTGAACAATATTGGGTGAGCAGTATCGCAACGGATTTAGACGGGAGAGAACGGATCGATGAAGAACTTCTAGCCCTGGGAGCCATTCTGCCGGTCTGGGGTCCATTGGGTCTGTCTCATCCGATATTCGGAGTTCTTGCCAACGGAAACAATAAATATACAACACGCTTTGGTTAATAGCATAGAAGACAGAATGCTTGGAAATTAAATCGTCGGATAGCTCGTTTTCGCATTGATCCAAGTAGGCTTCCATCCATCGGGTCATCAAACCAACGATAATTTGGATTGTCGAGGCTTCCAAAGTTTTGGCACGGGAAACATAAGACCCAAGGTACATTGCTCCACTAATTCGAAGCGTATAGGGTTGAGATGGATTCAAACAAACTTCCGTGAGCActcccaaaaaaatatccgTAAATTCCGGATTGAGTTGAGAGGCCCAGAAGATTAGGAACTGTGTATAGCGGCAGCGAAAGGTTTTAAGAACAGTATTAACAAATGATCGAATCAAACTATTGTAAACAACATAGCGATCCCTACTCTGGTTTAAATTCTTTGATAAATAAGAAAACAATATATACAAAAGCTGGTCCAGTTGCAGCAAAGTTTGTTTGGTATCAACAGGAGATAAGGGATCATCATTCAATAGAGTACTAGATGTGAGATCCTCCGAAGCATCAGCGTGGCGCTCATATAAAGCGGACGCAGTTAATACATCGGAGGCAGCATCGTCTGAAGCATCTGAAGCATCTGAATCCTCATCATCCTCGATATCAAGTTCTACTTGAATCTCCACATCAACTTGGATGATTTTATCAATAACTGCATGCAATACAGGACCTTTAAGAGATGGTACATATTCACAAATACTTAAAACGTTCGAAATATAGGTCATTTGTGCCAGAATACTTTCATCCTTGTACGGAAACTCCTCAAGTATACAACTATACAAGTAAGAATGCGCACGAGGGACAAGATCTAACACATATTTTAAAGCCATATGAGCATGTTCATAATGGATTGCTAAACTATTACTCTGGTAGCACATGTGCTGGATAAGCATGGTCATGACTAATGGC
This window harbors:
- the utp11 gene encoding U3 snoRNP-associated protein Utp11; amino-acid sequence: MVATFKNAGQRQNHRERAQPNERRKLGLLEKRKDYVSRAQDYKDKQKKIKRMREKAQERNPDEFYYGMTHKKTKNGVPREEREDSSIDMDTIKILKTQDIGWIRHHREIERSKIEELEQQMHMVGAQRFKSEPRKHTVFVDGKKEAVNFDPAEHFQTSAELVNRAENRLRVDQIGETNMKVEDFSSRLHRKLKEKTARELLLRKKRDSKLAAAEERVQLDRLLQGKGGRQKKKTVDGKPIYKWRNERKR
- the mra1 gene encoding rRNA (pseudouridine) methyltransferase Mra1, producing MPAYSKRKSRSSLEVSEKSNQPKIVKRTVQTEKNGNDNSPEQETVIEETIVPDNGEKLEDEELQRLRENQRVIEEFSKKEPVSNDEASPAGLVDGEDEKEKEENLEKEATQQRNTGNHPLPAGSVHRTTSHLTPVPARPLNSHNTNTQRLIVVLDQACLEIYKVGKAKDAKYQLLNCDDHQGILKKLNRNIAQARPDITHQCLLTLLDSPLNKAGRLQVYIHTAKKVLVEVNPSVRIPRTFKRFSGLMVQLLHKLSIRSVNGNEKLLKVIKNPVTDYLPPNCRKATLSFDAPTVPTRNYLEKLEPNQSVCIAIGAMAHGPDDFSDGWVDEKISISDYPLSASIACSKFIHSMEDFLGVV
- the edc1 gene encoding Dcp2-Dcp1 mRNA-decapping complex subunit Edc1; this translates as MEKRIGHRIQRNRKFNKASSGGGMVSSHDVEFSLDSPLASSRLDKGTVSPKATKPKSVPFGLSEAENNLLFEKIRNAGNGYGRKPKPNGSNSGRPRKNSNGSSGRGKNQSPGKNEHHNHMNVANGAEESNGYFSLPKPPSSAKSTASLSTSSSELNSSLYAGPTFTHSPAASNLPIPTFLNASDAAEKPEYASSMTTTASPLFSQQVYASLSSTPSQELPTTTHVPVANKGWYSPTASGRSVSDNYINNHAVPSMTHCSSTPPLQEGIPMFDHASYRQISPSRFQSNSPVDGLHCHSTSALDLLFHRDREQRLFRMLHHGSA
- the lem2 gene encoding LEM domain nuclear inner membrane protein Heh1/Lem2, with translation MDQWLEPDFNLRSLRVADLKRILQNASVEYPVYGRKADYLQLVDRLRRRRVNNGDNKSSTKSISSNFSGSSSASSNLNSDNENAPLYSRASTSSLKSAQPSSTSRSSSTQTNPPISRSASSSPPTDTEETVRMSSFPADFPLPQASKNNSFQSSMLEDNPNVETSITLTSPPPLSSTPKLRPHGSPRESFPISSIDSSTLQGSPRVTRKLKPLSSSSPRKTPLKSVASPRRSLPSPFNGSLSHRSQRPSAQEAQSTSRKSRKDHPLSYLDENSDTSEDDTLFEDYIRKQNQYTPTKRSFSSNLAQKASRFYSKVTSKSFFFQCRVHPPHVLTILLGVLVAVFLTLWRDEVYRAGYCDVPSEGSTLLQKVGLSASCTPCPPHSTGLPNFQLRCDSGYILNEPWYSKIGLWPRKNCISDTNREESVIIFYEECLDVLRTWNSIFQCSRLPDELIEKNKTLSKRDPYVFEGFKKSKTTHYPLFSIALLRHALLEKKSPSLSLGMFNDLFKAALYQLANTEEIEINEENIGSCSWANVPLRCRLRRQVYRTIWKYKFILLLFTLVIACLWKVCTYFTLRKKTQRYLPFASRFCIDTLKRQKALYQSSRTSQPVVPLIEMHDLLLHSHGVLEQSSLTEKESRLLWDSVVKKVEQVGSIRTREAEVDGEWTRVWEWVGTNPLDSLPSQ
- the rrn3 gene encoding RNA polymerase I general transcription inititation factor subunit Rrn3; protein product: MPSVIPASTLINSSISNGMMNPPTNLPPTDSSVPSYEGIASKHDSQLMQHMFRAFVGKALDDKSSGNVAAYEDMRRQFSIRPDAKDAPSSIQIQNLLSALTCNVSRLDSSCSSLIMSILGSVWVSRDESFVRCYTKFLGHLLSAQSTYLPLVMTMLIQHMCYQSNSLAIHYEHAHMALKYVLDLVPRAHSYLYSCILEEFPYKDESILAQMTYISNVLSICEYVPSLKGPVLHAVIDKIIQVDVEIQVELDIEDDEDSDASDASDDAASDVLTASALYERHADASEDLTSSTLLNDDPLSPVDTKQTLLQLDQLLYILFSYLSKNLNQSRDRYVVYNSLIRSFVNTVLKTFRCRYTQFLIFWASQLNPEFTDIFLGVLTEVCLNPSQPYTLRISGAMYLGSYVSRAKTLEASTIQIIVGLMTRWMEAYLDQCENELSDDLISKHSVFYAINQSVLYIYCFRWQELRISDETDPMDPRPAEWLPGLEVLHRSVLSRLNPLRYCSPNIVHQFARIAHHLNFMYVYSILEQNRKGSIRDGLETIDSFFPFDPYRLSKSSSIVQPFYNEWRPVPGMDDVEEAEDEPMSDYPLVPSL